From a single Planococcus shenhongbingii genomic region:
- a CDS encoding DUF2487 family protein, with the protein MHFSGKEIDQYLQQKEYVDSAVVPLVQLDLNSSGLKTSASASDYLQSLANLLEKQFKGRILLFPPVSYAKGADRSRLADELTKEIGNTEFKHIFYITTDAEWRSLEEFKNVIWLPAIPTESMDQSFKQSVMEDQLRQVLPLFINEWTQHS; encoded by the coding sequence ATGCATTTTTCAGGGAAAGAAATAGATCAATACTTGCAACAAAAAGAATATGTCGATTCAGCGGTTGTCCCTTTGGTTCAGTTGGATTTAAATTCGTCCGGATTGAAAACAAGTGCAAGTGCTTCCGATTATCTTCAATCGCTGGCCAATTTATTGGAAAAGCAATTTAAAGGACGCATTTTATTGTTTCCGCCCGTATCATATGCCAAAGGGGCAGATCGTTCTAGATTGGCTGACGAATTGACTAAAGAAATAGGAAATACAGAGTTTAAACATATCTTTTATATAACAACTGATGCTGAATGGCGGTCCTTGGAAGAATTTAAAAATGTAATTTGGCTGCCTGCAATTCCGACCGAAAGCATGGACCAATCCTTCAAGCAATCGGTTATGGAAGACCAGCTGCGCCAAGTGTTGCCGCTTTTTATCAATGAATGGACACAGCATTCATGA
- the aroB gene encoding 3-dehydroquinate synthase, translated as MKSLRVEADQPYNVHIGIDVFELFSSQYRELLSSADRIVVIADKKVASLHLDSLLQFLQPYEVSVFTAPSGEHAKSIETFMDCHSFLLKEGCSRKSLLLAFGGGATGDVAGFVASTFMRGIPYIQIPTTILAHDSAVGGKTAINHALGKNMIGTFYQPAAVLYNIQFLKTLPQQEVRSGMAEVIKHAFISNEEWLSELLRIHSFNELADDDWMLHLERGIAVKAAIVEEDEFEGGVRKYLNFGHTLAHAIEAYLGYGKITHGEAVALGMAYALLLSGHPRLEEFLAWCQANGYPLEKIQEISFNDVIDYMKKDKKSSKGSLNFVLLQKTGQPYVEAIDEEQAQAAYEQLQLKIRGVLL; from the coding sequence ATGAAGTCACTTCGAGTCGAAGCCGATCAACCATACAATGTCCACATCGGGATTGATGTATTTGAATTGTTCTCGAGCCAATACCGCGAGCTGCTAAGTTCAGCCGACCGGATCGTGGTCATAGCTGATAAGAAAGTCGCTTCGCTTCACCTTGATTCACTTTTGCAGTTTTTGCAGCCATATGAAGTGAGTGTATTTACTGCACCTTCTGGCGAACATGCGAAATCCATTGAAACCTTTATGGACTGCCATAGCTTCTTATTGAAAGAAGGCTGTTCCAGAAAGTCGCTTCTTTTGGCATTCGGCGGAGGTGCCACAGGAGACGTTGCGGGATTTGTTGCTTCGACATTTATGAGAGGTATTCCGTATATCCAGATTCCGACCACTATTCTTGCACATGATAGCGCAGTTGGCGGCAAAACAGCCATCAACCATGCACTTGGAAAAAATATGATCGGGACGTTTTACCAGCCTGCAGCAGTACTTTACAATATCCAGTTTCTGAAAACATTGCCCCAGCAGGAAGTGCGGTCCGGCATGGCGGAAGTGATCAAACATGCTTTTATTTCCAATGAAGAATGGCTGTCTGAGTTGCTGCGGATCCATTCGTTCAATGAGTTGGCTGATGACGACTGGATGCTTCATCTGGAACGGGGGATTGCGGTAAAAGCGGCAATCGTAGAAGAAGATGAATTTGAAGGCGGCGTCAGAAAGTATTTGAATTTTGGCCATACTTTAGCACACGCGATAGAAGCTTATCTCGGATATGGCAAAATCACTCATGGCGAAGCAGTTGCTCTTGGAATGGCTTATGCCTTGCTATTATCCGGTCATCCGCGCTTGGAAGAGTTTCTGGCATGGTGCCAAGCGAATGGCTATCCATTGGAGAAAATCCAGGAGATTTCCTTTAATGATGTCATTGATTATATGAAAAAAGATAAAAAATCTTCTAAAGGATCGCTGAATTTTGTGCTGCTTCAAAAAACAGGTCAGCCGTATGTCGAAGCGATTGACGAAGAACAGGCACAAGCCGCTTATGAACAATTGCAATTAAAAATAAGAGGGGTGTTATTATGA
- the aroH gene encoding chorismate mutase — protein sequence MIRGVRGAITVAADQPEDVLRETGRLVLEMAKENRIKPDDVASVIISTTTDIASAFPAKAVRTLENWTYVPVMCTHEMDVPGSLPLCIRVMMHVNTTLAQKEIQHVYLNDAVKLRPDLVKNNEAKML from the coding sequence ATGATCCGAGGAGTTAGAGGAGCCATTACTGTGGCAGCCGATCAGCCGGAAGATGTTTTGCGTGAAACGGGCCGTCTTGTTTTAGAAATGGCAAAAGAAAACCGGATTAAACCGGATGATGTGGCTTCCGTCATCATTTCAACGACCACCGATATCGCATCGGCGTTTCCGGCAAAAGCGGTGCGGACACTTGAAAACTGGACTTATGTTCCTGTCATGTGCACGCATGAAATGGATGTTCCAGGCAGTTTGCCGCTATGCATCCGCGTCATGATGCATGTAAATACAACATTGGCTCAAAAGGAAATCCAGCATGTTTATTTGAATGATGCTGTGAAATTGCGTCCTGATCTGGTCAAAAACAATGAGGCGAAAATGCTATGA
- a CDS encoding tetratricopeptide repeat protein has protein sequence MASIEDIQKAVELGDPDSVNALLEPFLLNGDPEEQYDLSEWLAEIGYVEEAIKVLEHLQYVFPEESQLKVDRANLLIEVDREDEALNTLMEISKDDELYPQVLVTLADLFQLQGLLEAAESRLNEAIELLPDEPLLLQAKAELLLDSGRYLESAKIYQDLKAQEVAIEGVNLSERLAEVYSAGAAYEEALPYYEEVLKDQIQPDVLYGAAFAAFQTRQYELAGRRLGELIEIDPDYFSAYLLRAQSFNMAEDYEAAYTAILEGIARDEFSKELYLFAGKLALKLGKAEEGVNYLRQAIALDPEYMEAIYTLVSYFHAEEMDEDVLELAESVVANEDDWAGLYPMIAESYERTEQFDKAAAYFGKAYPAFHDDSNFLEKYARFLIEEGKREKALEIIKELQALEPENPEWFDWQQSFD, from the coding sequence ATGGCAAGCATTGAAGATATTCAAAAAGCAGTTGAGCTGGGGGATCCTGATTCCGTAAACGCTTTACTGGAACCATTTTTGCTAAACGGGGATCCGGAGGAGCAATACGATTTATCCGAGTGGTTAGCTGAAATTGGCTATGTTGAAGAAGCGATTAAAGTCCTGGAACATCTCCAATACGTTTTCCCGGAAGAATCCCAATTGAAAGTTGACCGGGCAAACCTGCTGATTGAAGTGGACCGTGAAGACGAAGCGCTCAACACTTTAATGGAAATTTCGAAAGACGATGAATTATACCCACAGGTGCTCGTTACGCTGGCAGATCTGTTTCAGCTGCAAGGACTTCTGGAAGCTGCCGAAAGCCGCTTGAACGAAGCGATAGAGCTGCTTCCGGACGAACCGTTGCTGCTTCAGGCAAAAGCGGAGCTGCTGCTGGATTCGGGGCGCTACTTGGAATCCGCTAAAATCTACCAGGATTTAAAAGCGCAGGAAGTTGCAATAGAAGGAGTCAACCTTTCCGAGAGGCTGGCGGAAGTTTATAGTGCAGGCGCCGCTTATGAAGAAGCCTTGCCTTATTACGAAGAAGTTTTGAAAGACCAAATTCAGCCGGATGTCTTATATGGCGCAGCTTTTGCCGCATTCCAGACGCGGCAGTACGAATTGGCCGGGCGCCGGCTGGGCGAGCTGATTGAAATTGACCCCGATTATTTCTCTGCGTATTTACTTCGTGCACAGAGCTTCAATATGGCAGAAGACTATGAGGCCGCCTATACGGCAATTCTCGAAGGGATTGCAAGAGACGAATTCAGCAAAGAGCTCTATTTGTTTGCTGGAAAATTGGCATTGAAACTTGGCAAAGCTGAAGAAGGAGTCAATTATTTAAGGCAAGCGATTGCATTGGATCCAGAGTATATGGAAGCGATCTATACTCTCGTTTCTTATTTCCATGCTGAAGAAATGGATGAAGATGTACTGGAGTTGGCTGAAAGCGTTGTGGCCAATGAAGATGATTGGGCAGGCCTTTACCCGATGATTGCCGAATCTTACGAGCGGACTGAACAATTCGATAAGGCAGCTGCCTATTTCGGAAAAGCCTATCCCGCATTTCATGATGACTCGAATTTCTTGGAGAAGTATGCACGTTTTCTGATTGAGGAAGGGAAAAGAGAGAAAGCCCTCGAAATCATTAAAGAACTTCAGGCGCTGGAACCGGAAAACCCTGAATGGTTTGATTGGCAACAGTCGTTTGATTGA
- a CDS encoding prephenate dehydrogenase: MNPQVLIIGLGLIGGSLAKALQRHAGVQVAGYDADPHTARKAFKMGIIHSSPPSLERAAAEADVIVFATPVGTTIKLMEQSQYWNLKEDVILTDTGSTKNHIMEAAKKLNHTFIGGHPMVGSHKSGVEAAKEVLFENAFYILTPSEGTSEESISFLKELLSVTKAKVKVLKADEHDYMTAIVSHFPHLIAASLVHQLAKEEEYPFAKQLAAGGFRDITRIASSNPEMWRDITTQNNDMIVQQLTNWMEEMEQLRDLLVRNEPEPIQQYFQRAKSVRDELPIAGHGAMYSVYDLYIDIPDVPGSISEIAGYLAEEQISIVNLRILETREDVFGILVISFQTPEDRERAKECISKRTAYDTYIS; encoded by the coding sequence ATGAACCCACAAGTGCTGATCATCGGGCTTGGCTTGATCGGCGGGTCATTGGCAAAAGCGCTGCAGCGGCATGCCGGCGTACAAGTTGCCGGATATGATGCAGACCCGCATACAGCCAGAAAAGCTTTTAAAATGGGTATTATACATAGCTCACCTCCGTCTCTAGAAAGAGCAGCCGCAGAAGCGGATGTCATCGTTTTTGCGACACCAGTAGGCACTACAATCAAGTTGATGGAACAAAGCCAGTATTGGAATTTGAAAGAAGATGTCATTTTGACCGATACCGGCAGCACTAAAAACCATATCATGGAAGCTGCGAAAAAATTGAACCATACGTTCATTGGCGGCCATCCGATGGTAGGTTCCCACAAAAGTGGTGTAGAGGCTGCAAAAGAGGTTTTGTTTGAGAACGCCTTTTATATTTTGACGCCATCGGAAGGCACCAGTGAAGAAAGCATCTCTTTTCTAAAAGAACTTTTGTCGGTGACGAAAGCGAAAGTCAAAGTGCTGAAAGCTGATGAACATGATTATATGACAGCAATCGTCAGCCATTTTCCGCATCTGATAGCAGCTTCATTGGTGCACCAATTGGCTAAAGAGGAAGAATATCCGTTTGCCAAGCAGCTCGCAGCAGGAGGTTTTCGGGATATTACCCGAATCGCGTCGTCGAACCCGGAAATGTGGCGGGACATAACTACACAAAACAATGATATGATTGTCCAGCAATTGACTAATTGGATGGAGGAAATGGAGCAACTGCGGGACTTATTGGTCCGAAATGAACCAGAACCAATCCAGCAGTATTTCCAACGTGCCAAATCGGTGCGGGACGAACTTCCGATTGCTGGCCACGGAGCAATGTATAGTGTGTATGACTTGTATATCGATATTCCGGATGTTCCAGGAAGCATTTCCGAAATAGCTGGTTATCTGGCGGAAGAACAAATCAGCATCGTCAATTTGCGGATTCTGGAGACCCGCGAGGACGTCTTCGGGATTTTAGTCATCAGTTTCCAAACTCCTGAAGACCGTGAACGGGCAAAAGAATGCATTAGTAAAAGAACAGCATACGATACGTATATTTCCTGA
- a CDS encoding ReoY family proteolytic degradation factor, with product MTAYISVGEKKQFVRWFLQTHKMKRRECIWILNYMLSNEDLLEKTHFVEEAHYCPRAMVMSSTESKEIPFRFYKGNLMTADAEKSFHDLRLNPDEDLFVQLNFPNQPPSALYMSVLEENPYMPKHATITDEDRLLAEKVLEESMAAFQEDTILRQIDEALDANDRQKFFELSALLQSIKALKKMESE from the coding sequence ATGACCGCTTATATTTCGGTAGGAGAAAAAAAGCAGTTTGTCCGCTGGTTTTTGCAGACCCACAAAATGAAAAGACGGGAATGCATCTGGATTCTCAACTACATGTTAAGCAATGAAGACCTGCTCGAAAAAACTCACTTTGTTGAAGAGGCACATTATTGCCCACGCGCAATGGTCATGTCCTCCACTGAATCGAAGGAAATTCCTTTCCGCTTTTATAAAGGAAATCTGATGACGGCGGATGCGGAAAAGTCTTTCCATGACTTGCGGCTTAATCCCGATGAAGATTTGTTCGTCCAGTTGAATTTCCCGAACCAACCGCCTTCAGCGCTGTATATGTCAGTGCTTGAAGAAAATCCGTACATGCCAAAGCATGCAACCATCACTGATGAAGACCGGCTGCTTGCCGAAAAAGTGCTGGAAGAAAGTATGGCTGCTTTTCAAGAAGATACAATTTTAAGACAAATAGATGAAGCCCTCGATGCGAATGACCGCCAGAAATTCTTCGAGCTTTCCGCGTTGCTTCAATCTATCAAGGCTTTAAAGAAAATGGAGAGTGAATAG
- the aroA gene encoding 3-phosphoshikimate 1-carboxyvinyltransferase has protein sequence MTLTLSYSNPSLKGTIQVPGDKSISHRAIMFGSMAAGTTTVEGFLLGDDCLSTISCFRKLGVDIELTGKSVTIKSAGEESWQEPSEVLDTGNSGTTTRLMLGLLAGTSFHSVMAGDESIAKRPMKRIINPLREMGADIRGRQDGQYTPLAIQGTKLQAINYTLPVASAQVKSAILLAALKAEGKTVITEPVPTRDHTEIMLEHFGATLTKRNDGAIELEGGQKLKAAHVQVPGDISSAAFMIGAALITEQSEVLLTNVGSNPTRTGILDVIKQMGADVDWTERAVEGEPSADLTIRSSKLKGIEIGGELIPRLIDEIPLIALIATQAHGTTIIKDAEELRVKETDRIAAVVAELSKMGADITATDDGMVINGPTALNGADMKTYGDHRLGMMAAVAALAAEGEVHIDDPDCIAVSFPNFVEQMNSLIN, from the coding sequence ATGACTTTGACTTTATCTTATTCAAATCCTTCATTGAAAGGGACCATACAAGTGCCGGGAGATAAATCCATTTCCCATCGGGCGATCATGTTCGGATCAATGGCCGCTGGAACTACGACAGTTGAAGGTTTTTTGCTGGGCGATGACTGTTTGAGCACCATTAGCTGTTTCCGGAAGTTGGGTGTAGACATCGAATTGACCGGGAAGTCCGTTACCATTAAAAGTGCTGGTGAAGAATCTTGGCAAGAACCTTCTGAAGTGCTGGATACCGGAAACTCGGGCACCACAACCCGGCTCATGCTTGGGCTGCTTGCAGGGACTTCTTTCCATTCTGTCATGGCAGGTGATGAGTCCATTGCAAAGCGTCCGATGAAACGGATCATTAATCCGCTGCGCGAAATGGGTGCGGATATCCGCGGACGCCAGGATGGCCAATATACGCCATTGGCAATCCAAGGAACTAAGTTACAGGCGATCAATTACACGTTGCCGGTCGCCAGTGCACAAGTGAAATCGGCAATTTTGCTCGCCGCTTTAAAGGCAGAAGGCAAAACAGTTATCACTGAACCTGTGCCGACACGCGACCATACGGAAATCATGCTGGAACATTTCGGTGCAACGTTAACAAAAAGGAACGATGGCGCCATTGAACTGGAAGGCGGCCAAAAACTGAAGGCTGCCCATGTCCAGGTGCCGGGAGATATTTCTTCTGCCGCCTTCATGATTGGGGCTGCTTTGATAACAGAACAAAGTGAAGTACTGCTCACGAATGTCGGAAGCAATCCGACGCGGACCGGAATTCTTGATGTTATCAAACAAATGGGGGCAGATGTCGACTGGACCGAGAGAGCAGTTGAAGGCGAGCCTTCAGCAGATTTGACAATACGTTCCTCGAAGCTTAAAGGCATTGAAATCGGAGGAGAACTGATTCCGAGATTGATTGATGAAATTCCGCTTATTGCCCTCATTGCCACTCAGGCTCATGGGACAACAATCATCAAAGACGCGGAAGAACTCCGTGTGAAAGAAACAGACAGAATCGCTGCAGTGGTTGCGGAACTGTCTAAAATGGGTGCCGATATCACAGCCACTGATGATGGCATGGTCATTAATGGACCGACTGCTTTAAACGGCGCTGACATGAAAACATATGGGGACCATCGTCTAGGCATGATGGCCGCAGTTGCTGCTTTGGCAGCAGAAGGAGAAGTCCATATCGACGACCCTGACTGCATTGCTGTATCGTTTCCAAATTTTGTCGAACAGATGAATTCTTTGATCAATTAA